From one Streptomyces sp. CA-210063 genomic stretch:
- a CDS encoding NHLP family bacteriocin export ABC transporter peptidase/permease/ATPase subunit — protein sequence MPKGGQKAVRTPTVLQMEAVECGAASLAMVLGHYGRHIPLEELRIACGVSRDGSRASNLLKAARSYGLTAKGMQMDVAALAEVKAPAILFWEFNHYVVYDGMGRRFGRRGVHINDPGKGRRFVPMEDFDSSFTGVVLVMEPGDDFKKGGRKPGVLGAMPARMRGTSGTLPAAVLASLLLVAVGAAVPALSRTYIDMFLIGGQTSLLGVLFASMGACVLLTVLLTWLQQANLLRGRLISSTLSSARFLRHLLRLPVTFFSQRSPADLVQRLQSNDAVAETLARDLAAAGVDAVVVVLYAVLLYTYDPQLTFVGIAVALLNVVAMRVVIRLRATRTAKLRADMARLTNTAYTGLQLIETMKATGGEEGYFRKWAGQHATTLEEQQRLGVPSAWLGVVAPTLATLNSALILWIGGMRAVEGHISVGLLVAFQALVTRFTAPITRLNGVAGRIQDFAADVARLKDVENFQADPLYARPDAAESTRRLHGHVELENITFGYSPLDKPLLTGFDLTVGPGQQVALVGGSGSGKSTVSRLISGLYTPWEGVIRIDGRRLEDIPRGALAASVSFVDQEVFLFEGTVRDNVALWDPSIPDEAVVEALRDAALYDVVTRRPGGIKSRVEQDGRNFSGGQRQRLEIARALVRRPSILVLDEVTSALDAETELTVMDNLRKRGCACVVIAHRLSTVRDSDEIVVLQHGTIVERGRHEELVTRGGAYAQLVRER from the coding sequence GTGCCCAAGGGCGGGCAGAAGGCCGTCCGCACACCGACCGTCCTCCAGATGGAGGCCGTGGAGTGCGGCGCCGCCTCCCTCGCCATGGTCCTCGGCCACTACGGACGCCACATCCCGCTGGAGGAGCTGCGCATCGCCTGCGGTGTCTCCCGGGACGGCTCGCGCGCCAGCAACCTCCTGAAGGCGGCCCGCAGCTACGGCCTGACCGCCAAGGGCATGCAGATGGACGTGGCCGCCCTCGCCGAGGTGAAGGCCCCGGCCATCCTGTTCTGGGAGTTCAACCACTACGTCGTCTACGACGGCATGGGGCGCCGCTTCGGCCGGCGCGGCGTCCACATCAACGACCCCGGCAAGGGCCGCCGGTTCGTGCCGATGGAGGACTTCGACTCCAGCTTCACGGGTGTCGTCCTCGTCATGGAGCCGGGCGACGACTTCAAGAAGGGCGGCCGCAAGCCCGGCGTCCTCGGTGCCATGCCCGCCCGGATGCGCGGCACCTCCGGCACGCTGCCCGCCGCCGTCCTCGCGAGCCTGCTCCTGGTGGCGGTCGGCGCGGCCGTGCCCGCGCTGAGCCGCACGTACATCGACATGTTCCTGATCGGCGGCCAGACCTCCCTGCTCGGCGTGCTGTTCGCGTCGATGGGCGCGTGTGTGCTGCTGACGGTCCTGCTGACCTGGCTGCAACAGGCGAACCTGCTGCGTGGCCGCCTGATCTCCTCCACCCTGTCCAGCGCCCGCTTCCTGCGCCACCTCCTCCGCCTGCCCGTCACCTTCTTCTCCCAGCGCAGCCCCGCCGACCTGGTCCAGCGGCTCCAGTCGAACGACGCGGTCGCCGAGACCCTGGCCCGCGATCTCGCGGCCGCCGGTGTGGACGCGGTCGTGGTCGTCCTCTACGCCGTGCTCCTCTATACGTACGACCCGCAGCTCACCTTCGTCGGCATCGCGGTGGCGCTGCTGAACGTGGTGGCGATGCGGGTGGTGATCCGGCTGCGCGCGACCCGTACGGCGAAGCTGCGGGCCGACATGGCCCGGCTGACCAACACGGCGTACACCGGCCTCCAGCTGATCGAGACGATGAAGGCGACCGGCGGCGAGGAGGGCTACTTCCGCAAGTGGGCGGGGCAGCACGCCACCACGCTGGAGGAGCAGCAGCGGCTCGGGGTGCCGAGCGCCTGGCTGGGGGTCGTCGCCCCGACCCTCGCCACGCTCAACAGCGCGCTCATCCTCTGGATCGGCGGCATGCGCGCGGTCGAGGGCCACATATCCGTCGGTCTGCTGGTCGCCTTCCAGGCGCTGGTCACCCGTTTCACCGCGCCGATCACCCGTCTCAACGGCGTCGCGGGCCGCATCCAGGACTTCGCGGCCGACGTGGCCCGCCTCAAGGACGTGGAGAACTTCCAGGCGGACCCGCTGTACGCCCGCCCGGACGCGGCCGAGTCCACCCGCCGGCTGCACGGCCATGTGGAGCTGGAGAACATCACCTTCGGCTACAGCCCCCTCGACAAGCCCCTGCTCACCGGCTTCGACCTCACCGTCGGCCCGGGCCAGCAGGTGGCGCTGGTGGGCGGCTCCGGCAGCGGCAAGTCGACGGTGTCCAGGCTGATCTCGGGCCTGTACACGCCTTGGGAGGGCGTGATCCGCATCGACGGCCGGCGTCTGGAGGACATCCCGCGCGGCGCGCTCGCCGCGTCCGTCTCCTTCGTCGACCAGGAGGTCTTCCTCTTCGAGGGCACGGTCCGCGACAACGTGGCCCTGTGGGACCCGTCGATCCCGGACGAGGCCGTGGTGGAGGCGCTGCGGGACGCGGCCCTGTACGACGTGGTGACCCGCCGCCCGGGCGGTATCAAGAGCAGGGTCGAGCAGGACGGCCGCAACTTCTCCGGCGGCCAGCGTCAACGCCTGGAGATCGCCCGGGCGTTGGTCCGCAGGCCCAGCATCCTGGTCCTCGACGAGGTGACCAGCGCGCTCGACGCGGAGACCGAACTGACCGTCATGGACAACCTCCGCAAACGCGGCTGCGCCTGTGTGGTGATCGCCCACCGGCTCAGCACGGTCCGCGACAGCGACGAGATCGTCGTCCTGCAACACGGCACGATCGTGGAGCGCGGCCGGCACGAGGAGCTGGTGACACGCGGCGGCGCGTACGCCCAGCTGGTCAGGGAGCGATGA
- a CDS encoding HlyD family efflux transporter periplasmic adaptor subunit, which yields MQFRQQALAKLQSPEELDLPVRFARPQGWLVLSVTVVAMAAASVWAVTGSVTSTVGAPAVLTHGQGSYVLQSPVAGQVTAVLAKQGERLPAKSPVLKVATTEGETVVRSVAAGRVSALAATIGQIIQTGADVAAIEKVADAEDPLYATVYVPAENAASIPENAEVDLTVQSVPTQRYGVLRGHVKKVDRTAQTPQSISAFLGDSQLGEQFTKKGRPVAVTVRLDRKASTESGYKWSSQDGPPFELTSMTMATGSIRMADERPIDWLLP from the coding sequence GTGCAGTTCCGCCAACAGGCCCTCGCCAAACTCCAGTCACCGGAGGAACTCGACCTCCCGGTGCGCTTCGCCCGCCCGCAGGGCTGGCTGGTGCTGTCCGTGACGGTGGTCGCCATGGCCGCCGCGTCCGTGTGGGCCGTCACGGGTTCCGTCACGTCCACGGTCGGCGCGCCCGCCGTCCTCACCCACGGGCAGGGCAGTTACGTCCTCCAGAGCCCCGTCGCCGGCCAGGTCACCGCCGTGCTCGCGAAGCAGGGCGAGCGGCTGCCCGCCAAGTCCCCGGTCCTGAAGGTCGCCACCACCGAGGGCGAGACAGTCGTCCGGTCCGTCGCGGCCGGCCGGGTCTCCGCGCTCGCCGCCACCATCGGCCAGATCATCCAGACCGGCGCCGATGTCGCGGCCATCGAGAAGGTCGCGGACGCCGAAGACCCGCTGTACGCCACGGTGTACGTCCCCGCCGAGAACGCCGCCTCGATCCCCGAGAACGCCGAGGTGGACCTGACCGTGCAGTCGGTGCCCACCCAGCGGTACGGCGTGCTGCGCGGCCATGTGAAGAAGGTGGACCGCACCGCGCAGACCCCGCAGTCGATCAGCGCGTTCCTCGGCGACAGCCAGCTGGGCGAGCAGTTCACCAAGAAGGGCCGGCCGGTGGCCGTCACCGTACGGCTGGACCGCAAGGCGTCGACCGAGTCCGGCTACAAGTGGTCCTCGCAGGACGGGCCGCCGTTCGAGCTGACCTCCATGACCATGGCCACCGGTTCGATCCGCATGGCCGACGAGCGTCCGATCGATTGGCTGCTCCCGTGA